Proteins encoded in a region of the Stieleria neptunia genome:
- a CDS encoding M28 family peptidase yields the protein MTPTSDAAMTSSPRARSRHPMTESDDSGRAEPSGSANRSRPVFAWLMIGLLLGAGSWLILVSTGAFQRGAVAVESPTRNPIPDRYDAERAMSYLKQLCDLGPRPSGSAAMVRQQRLLEAFFKERGAAVTRQAFETRDPRDGSPLTMVNLIASWHPERPKRFLFCAHYDTRPYPDRDRNNPRGVFVGANDGASGTAGLMELANQLDDLPSDIGVDLVLFDGEEFIWQRDGGRYFLGSTYFAEQYRNDPPAVPYAAGVLFDMIGDKELKLYYEVNSIRLAKSVARSFWKKADQLGVEAFVMRTRHELRDDHLPLNQIAKIPTIDVIDFDYPRPGIGAPSYWHTEQDVPENCSGESIAAVVWVAHQWLLSLSSAATEPTR from the coding sequence ATGACCCCAACATCCGATGCTGCGATGACGTCTTCGCCGCGTGCCCGTTCCCGCCATCCGATGACCGAGAGCGACGATTCCGGCCGGGCGGAACCGTCCGGATCGGCCAACCGATCACGCCCCGTCTTCGCGTGGCTGATGATCGGTCTGTTGCTCGGTGCCGGATCGTGGCTGATCCTCGTCTCCACCGGCGCGTTCCAGCGGGGGGCGGTCGCGGTGGAGAGCCCGACGCGAAACCCGATTCCCGATCGTTATGATGCCGAGCGGGCGATGTCGTATTTGAAACAGCTGTGCGATCTGGGCCCGCGACCCTCGGGCAGCGCCGCGATGGTGCGTCAACAACGTCTGTTGGAAGCGTTCTTCAAGGAACGTGGCGCCGCGGTGACCCGGCAAGCGTTTGAAACACGCGACCCCCGCGACGGTTCGCCGTTGACGATGGTCAATCTGATCGCGTCCTGGCATCCCGAGCGTCCGAAACGGTTTTTGTTTTGCGCCCACTATGACACCCGCCCCTACCCGGACCGCGATCGGAACAATCCACGCGGCGTGTTTGTCGGTGCCAACGACGGCGCCAGCGGCACCGCCGGACTGATGGAATTGGCCAATCAGCTGGATGATCTGCCCAGCGATATCGGCGTCGATTTGGTCCTGTTTGACGGCGAAGAGTTCATTTGGCAACGCGATGGCGGTCGCTATTTTCTAGGATCGACCTACTTTGCCGAACAGTACCGAAACGATCCTCCCGCGGTGCCCTACGCCGCCGGGGTCCTGTTTGACATGATCGGGGACAAGGAGTTGAAGCTTTATTATGAAGTCAACAGCATCCGATTGGCCAAATCGGTGGCGCGATCGTTTTGGAAAAAAGCGGATCAGCTCGGTGTTGAAGCCTTTGTCATGCGGACGCGGCATGAATTGCGCGACGACCATCTGCCGCTCAACCAGATCGCCAAGATCCCCACGATCGATGTGATCGATTTCGACTATCCGCGGCCGGGAATCGGGGCGCCGTCGTACTGGCACACCGAACAAGACGTGCCCGAAAACTGCAGCGGCGAGTCGATTGCGGCGGTCGTTTGGGTCGCACACCAGTGGCTCCTCTCGTTGAGTTCCGCCGCAACCGAACCGACTCGATAG
- a CDS encoding polysaccharide biosynthesis/export family protein, giving the protein MQSPSSVRLNLVSTLIVTVAAVACLFACPNGSAQTSVTAPAQALAQAPVSGGIRSTETDCGCRNVPGGYPCQGGCPKCMMAVDCQNHCGAEGRWQDMTPMPFDAYGPGGYAGPSRYAHLGEYRLRPGDELQVIYLITRRQDQGDYRLAPGDEVLIESVADADLQRGTLERGLEIQPDGTITVRLLGQVHAAGLSISQLRQVLEQKYKKLYDEPSIDVTPVRTNRLADDIRNAVGGQSGLQQQALTVTVMPDGKIRLPGIGGLCVQGFSLPELKKEINLRYRELVVGLEAEPILTQQASHFVYVLGEVATPNRIQLEGPTTVLGAIAQAGGHLPGGNMRQVVVLRRAEDWRLISTMLDLQGAVYGKRPTPADEIWLRDNDVVIVPQRPIVRLDNWIEQIFTRGVYAAIPPLNIEVR; this is encoded by the coding sequence ATGCAGTCTCCATCATCCGTTCGCCTGAATCTCGTCTCGACGCTGATCGTGACCGTCGCAGCCGTCGCGTGCCTGTTCGCGTGCCCGAACGGGTCGGCCCAGACGTCGGTGACGGCGCCGGCGCAGGCACTGGCGCAGGCACCGGTTTCCGGCGGAATCAGAAGTACCGAAACCGATTGTGGCTGTCGCAACGTGCCCGGTGGATATCCATGCCAGGGCGGATGCCCCAAATGCATGATGGCGGTCGACTGTCAGAATCATTGCGGGGCCGAAGGGCGTTGGCAAGACATGACGCCGATGCCCTTTGATGCCTACGGACCGGGCGGCTATGCCGGTCCATCGCGCTACGCGCATCTGGGCGAGTATCGGCTGCGGCCCGGCGATGAACTGCAAGTCATCTATTTGATCACCCGACGCCAAGACCAGGGCGACTATCGATTGGCCCCCGGCGACGAAGTCTTGATCGAGTCGGTGGCCGATGCGGATCTGCAGCGTGGGACGCTCGAACGCGGTCTGGAAATTCAGCCCGATGGAACCATCACGGTTCGTCTGTTGGGGCAAGTCCACGCCGCCGGCCTTTCGATCAGCCAGCTGCGCCAGGTGCTGGAGCAGAAGTACAAGAAACTCTATGACGAACCGTCGATCGATGTCACGCCCGTACGAACCAATCGATTGGCCGATGACATTCGAAACGCCGTCGGCGGACAGAGCGGTTTGCAGCAACAAGCACTCACGGTCACCGTGATGCCCGACGGAAAGATTCGGCTGCCGGGAATCGGCGGGCTGTGTGTCCAGGGATTCTCGCTTCCGGAATTAAAGAAAGAGATCAACCTGCGCTATCGCGAGTTGGTCGTCGGATTGGAAGCCGAACCGATTTTGACCCAGCAGGCCAGTCATTTCGTTTACGTGCTCGGCGAAGTCGCGACGCCCAATCGCATTCAACTGGAAGGTCCGACGACGGTGCTCGGTGCGATCGCCCAAGCCGGCGGTCACCTGCCCGGCGGGAACATGCGTCAAGTCGTCGTGCTGCGACGGGCCGAAGATTGGCGATTGATTTCGACGATGCTGGATCTGCAAGGAGCGGTGTATGGAAAGCGACCGACACCGGCGGACGAAATCTGGCTGCGCGACAACGACGTGGTGATCGTGCCCCAGCGACCCATCGTCCGTCTGGACAATTGGATCGAACAGATCTTTACCCGCGGCGTCTACGCGGCGATCCCGCCGCTGAACATCGAAGTCCGGTAA
- a CDS encoding DNA-binding protein, with protein MSISLNLDDDQSKRLQQRAQELGVDPRDLAKAAVNDLLARPAEDFDRAARSVLDKNRELYRRLG; from the coding sequence ATGTCCATTTCTCTGAATCTTGACGACGACCAGTCCAAACGTTTGCAACAGCGTGCACAAGAACTCGGCGTCGATCCGCGTGATCTAGCGAAAGCGGCAGTCAATGATCTCTTGGCGCGACCAGCGGAGGACTTCGACCGCGCAGCGAGATCTGTCCTTGACAAGAATCGCGAATTGTATCGACGGCTGGGTTAA
- the sthA gene encoding Si-specific NAD(P)(+) transhydrogenase, whose product MADNDFDFDLFVIGTGPGGEGAAMQARKGGLRVGIAERYRQIGGGCTHWGTIPSKALRYTITSTMNVMKNPVFREMGIHTSPTMEQLRRGTAEIIAKQVTMRQSFYDRNSVPIYFGHARFVDDHTVTIENGETVRSKAFVISTGTRPYRPPEVDFDHPRIFDSDTILDLAEKPTSITIYGAGVIGTEYASMYRNIGVKVNLVNTRGKLLEFLDDEIVDALSYHLRDQGVVIRHNETFDRIEGQDDGVVLHLQSGKQIKSDVFLWANGRTGNTDDLGLDAIGLVPNKRGQLDVDDQFQTAKKHIYAVGDVIGYPSLASAAYTQGRAAGMHVLGRKDGNLRVKDLPTGIYTSPEISSVGQTERELTERRVPYEVGQSQFKSLARAQIMGTTVGMLKILFHRETLKILGVHCFGANASEIVHIGQAVMDSEDLTLEYFVETTFNYPTMAEAYRVAALNGYNRLF is encoded by the coding sequence ATGGCTGACAACGACTTTGATTTTGACCTGTTCGTCATCGGGACCGGACCCGGTGGCGAAGGGGCCGCGATGCAGGCTCGCAAGGGCGGTCTGCGGGTCGGCATCGCTGAACGATACCGTCAAATCGGCGGCGGATGCACGCACTGGGGGACGATTCCCAGCAAAGCGTTGCGTTACACGATCACCAGCACGATGAACGTGATGAAAAACCCGGTGTTCCGCGAAATGGGGATTCACACCAGCCCGACGATGGAGCAGCTGCGACGGGGGACCGCCGAGATCATTGCCAAGCAGGTGACGATGCGTCAATCGTTTTATGACCGCAATAGCGTGCCGATTTATTTCGGCCACGCGCGGTTTGTTGATGATCACACCGTGACGATCGAAAACGGTGAAACCGTCCGCAGCAAGGCGTTCGTGATTTCCACCGGAACCCGCCCCTATCGACCGCCGGAAGTCGATTTCGACCATCCGCGAATCTTCGACAGCGACACGATTCTGGACCTTGCCGAAAAACCCACGTCCATCACCATCTACGGCGCCGGCGTGATCGGCACCGAGTATGCCTCGATGTATCGCAACATCGGCGTCAAGGTCAATCTGGTCAACACGCGTGGCAAGCTGCTGGAATTTTTGGACGATGAAATCGTGGACGCACTGTCGTATCACCTGCGTGACCAGGGCGTGGTGATTCGTCACAACGAGACGTTTGATCGTATCGAAGGCCAAGACGACGGCGTCGTCTTGCATTTGCAAAGCGGCAAACAGATCAAGTCCGACGTCTTTCTGTGGGCGAACGGACGGACCGGGAACACCGATGATCTGGGACTCGATGCGATCGGTTTGGTGCCCAACAAGCGTGGGCAACTGGATGTCGATGATCAATTTCAAACGGCCAAGAAACACATCTATGCCGTCGGTGACGTGATCGGCTATCCCTCGCTGGCCAGTGCCGCCTACACCCAAGGCCGGGCGGCGGGGATGCACGTCCTGGGACGCAAAGACGGCAACCTGCGTGTCAAGGATCTGCCCACCGGAATCTACACCAGTCCCGAAATCAGCTCCGTCGGCCAAACCGAACGAGAATTGACCGAGCGGCGTGTTCCGTACGAGGTCGGCCAGAGCCAGTTCAAAAGTCTGGCACGGGCTCAAATCATGGGCACCACCGTCGGGATGCTGAAGATTTTGTTCCATCGCGAAACCCTGAAAATCCTGGGGGTGCACTGTTTCGGGGCCAACGCGTCGGAGATCGTTCACATCGGGCAGGCGGTGATGGATTCCGAAGACCTGACGTTGGAATACTTTGTCGAAACGACGTTCAATTATCCGACGATGGCCGAAGCCTACCGCGTCGCGGCGCTGAACGGTTACAACCGGCTGTTTTGA
- a CDS encoding EAL domain-containing protein has protein sequence MPPSARYPMTSLDTSALDRLCHSTVVGSDVWFLSGALQPRDNLRHLPIDEPEFTIGRKPGSSLKLNFKTVSGRHAILSADDGKLLLTDLGSTNGTYVNGERIQGQVTVDEEDLIHFAEAPFRVLRQSPTGQSAGTIARNVCDEALALVQFDRMMSEKLVRPHFQVIVDVETENVVGHEILGRGSVFGLESVAAMFHAASQLNLEVELSELLRWEGVRVGRDLPTRPNLFVNTHPKEMEDADKLIESLVQVRQMSGNTDLVLEIHEASVTNRKVMRELSAAVKDLEIELAFDDFGSGQARLAELIEARPDYVKFDISLIHAIDHADEPRHRMLETLVRMVRDLEIKALAEGIETSTEAEACQRLGFDLAQGYFYGRPAPL, from the coding sequence ATGCCTCCATCCGCTCGTTACCCAATGACCTCGCTCGATACTTCCGCACTCGATCGACTCTGCCACAGCACGGTGGTTGGGAGTGACGTTTGGTTTTTGTCCGGGGCTCTCCAGCCGCGAGACAATCTGCGTCACCTGCCGATCGACGAGCCCGAATTCACGATCGGCAGAAAGCCCGGGTCCTCGCTCAAGTTGAACTTCAAAACCGTCAGCGGACGGCACGCGATCCTGTCGGCCGACGACGGCAAATTGTTGCTGACCGATCTGGGCAGCACCAACGGCACCTACGTCAACGGCGAACGAATCCAAGGACAAGTCACCGTCGATGAAGAAGACTTGATCCACTTTGCCGAAGCACCGTTTCGGGTCCTTCGCCAATCGCCCACCGGACAGTCGGCCGGAACGATCGCCCGCAACGTCTGCGATGAAGCGTTGGCGCTCGTTCAATTCGACCGAATGATGAGCGAAAAACTCGTCCGACCGCACTTCCAGGTGATCGTCGACGTCGAAACCGAAAACGTCGTCGGGCACGAAATCCTCGGACGCGGCAGCGTGTTCGGGCTCGAGTCGGTCGCCGCCATGTTTCACGCCGCCAGCCAACTGAATTTGGAAGTCGAACTCAGCGAGCTGCTGCGTTGGGAAGGCGTTCGCGTCGGACGCGATCTGCCCACCCGGCCAAATCTGTTCGTCAACACGCATCCCAAAGAAATGGAGGATGCCGACAAACTGATCGAATCGCTGGTCCAAGTCCGACAGATGTCCGGCAACACCGACCTGGTTCTGGAGATCCACGAAGCCAGCGTCACCAATCGCAAGGTGATGCGAGAACTGTCCGCCGCGGTCAAAGATCTGGAAATCGAATTGGCCTTCGACGACTTCGGCTCCGGACAAGCTCGGTTGGCGGAATTGATCGAAGCACGTCCTGATTACGTGAAATTCGATATCTCGCTGATTCACGCCATCGATCATGCCGACGAGCCTCGGCATCGGATGCTCGAAACGCTGGTTCGAATGGTCCGCGACCTGGAGATCAAGGCCCTTGCCGAAGGGATCGAGACGTCGACCGAAGCGGAGGCCTGTCAACGGCTCGGTTTCGACTTGGCCCAGGGCTACTTCTACGGCCGCCCCGCCCCGCTGTAG
- a CDS encoding type II toxin-antitoxin system death-on-curing family toxin, whose amino-acid sequence MRCLTLSEVLELHRRVIEQTGGAGGVRDLAGVEFAVVQPQMTFDGDELYPSLIDKAAALCFSLVMNHPFVDGNKRIGHAAMETFLFLNGHELNANVDDAESLFLKLAAGDVERDELVDWIAKNATRTEI is encoded by the coding sequence ATGCGATGTCTCACCCTTTCGGAGGTGCTTGAATTGCATCGACGCGTGATCGAGCAGACTGGTGGTGCTGGAGGCGTGCGCGATCTCGCTGGCGTTGAGTTTGCTGTGGTGCAACCACAAATGACGTTTGACGGCGACGAACTCTATCCTTCGTTGATCGACAAAGCAGCTGCGTTGTGTTTCTCGCTGGTGATGAATCATCCGTTTGTCGATGGCAACAAACGGATCGGTCATGCTGCGATGGAAACCTTTCTGTTTCTAAATGGTCATGAATTGAACGCCAATGTCGACGACGCGGAATCGCTGTTCTTGAAGCTTGCAGCTGGTGATGTGGAACGCGACGAGCTGGTCGATTGGATTGCGAAAAACGCAACTCGAACGGAGATTTGA
- a CDS encoding ATP-binding protein, whose translation MNAAIHETHAVDAGLLGSLLTDDTFWPAETQSLSETGLSDSFIEGLILKSVLSVGTLSGRSLSEFIGLPFKVVDPLLDTMRTRKMIAHVRPAPFNDYYYSLTELGQNRAAAQMKQCSYVGPAPVPLSDYVLSVEAQSAGLEPVTQDQLRQALSGISYQQDLLDFIGPAINSNTGLFLFGEPGNGKTTIARCLTQCLGQEIWIPHAILDDGNLIKLQDDAFHRPAPVPETAAKILKAQEWDRRWLRIQRPTVMVGGELVMENLEVRHDARSNICEAPLQMKSNCGCLLIDDFGRQRIAPEELLNRWIVPLENRCDFLTLPTGKKIQMPFEQMLIFSTNLDPGDLVDEAFLRRVPYKIFVGDPAPDEYRQLMKTVARQMGFPETPEAAEYLLSFYQKKARKPRRCHPRDLLKQIEAFCRYRQLPLGIRPEYLERACRSYFSDL comes from the coding sequence ATGAACGCCGCGATCCACGAAACCCATGCCGTTGATGCAGGCTTGCTCGGCAGCCTTCTGACCGACGATACGTTTTGGCCTGCCGAAACCCAATCACTCTCCGAAACCGGATTGAGCGACTCCTTCATTGAAGGGCTGATCCTGAAATCCGTGTTGAGCGTGGGCACGCTCAGCGGACGCAGCCTGTCGGAGTTCATCGGTCTGCCCTTCAAGGTGGTCGATCCGCTGCTCGATACGATGCGAACCCGCAAGATGATCGCGCACGTCCGTCCGGCGCCGTTCAACGATTATTATTATTCGTTGACCGAACTCGGACAGAATCGCGCCGCCGCTCAGATGAAGCAGTGCAGCTACGTCGGCCCCGCGCCCGTCCCGCTGTCGGATTATGTGCTCAGCGTCGAAGCCCAGTCGGCCGGTCTGGAGCCGGTCACGCAAGACCAATTGCGTCAAGCGTTGTCGGGAATCTCCTACCAGCAAGACTTGCTGGACTTTATCGGACCGGCGATCAACAGCAACACCGGGCTGTTCCTGTTCGGTGAACCCGGCAATGGCAAAACCACCATCGCCCGCTGCTTGACCCAATGTCTCGGCCAGGAGATCTGGATCCCGCACGCGATCCTGGATGACGGCAACCTGATCAAACTCCAAGACGACGCCTTTCATCGCCCCGCGCCGGTCCCCGAAACCGCCGCAAAGATTTTGAAGGCCCAGGAATGGGACCGGCGCTGGTTGCGGATCCAACGACCGACGGTGATGGTCGGCGGCGAACTGGTGATGGAAAACCTGGAAGTCCGACACGACGCCCGCAGCAACATTTGCGAAGCACCGCTGCAGATGAAGAGCAACTGCGGCTGTCTGTTGATCGATGATTTTGGACGCCAACGCATCGCACCGGAAGAATTGCTCAATCGCTGGATCGTTCCGCTGGAAAACCGCTGCGATTTCTTGACGCTACCGACGGGCAAGAAAATCCAAATGCCGTTCGAACAGATGCTGATCTTTTCGACCAACCTGGATCCCGGCGACCTGGTCGACGAAGCCTTTCTGCGGCGCGTGCCCTACAAGATTTTTGTCGGCGATCCGGCTCCGGATGAGTATCGGCAACTGATGAAAACGGTTGCCCGGCAAATGGGGTTTCCGGAAACACCCGAGGCAGCGGAATACCTGCTGTCGTTCTACCAGAAAAAAGCTCGCAAGCCTCGGCGTTGCCATCCGCGCGATCTGCTGAAACAAATCGAAGCCTTTTGCCGGTACCGCCAACTGCCCTTGGGTATCCGCCCGGAATACCTGGAACGCGCCTGTCGAAGCTACTTCAGCGACCTGTAG